The following are encoded together in the Desulfococcus multivorans genome:
- a CDS encoding endonuclease/exonuclease/phosphatase family protein, producing MTLDTISVFSLNIRFGLADDGPNAWRFRKAVFPALIEQYPSDFKAFQEVNNFQADDLAAMLPDYDHVGRRTPAPPFWQNNIIFYRRPWQCHHVDHFFLSPTPDIPSRFRKSRWPRQCTLAVFERKGRQVVCVNTHFDFNEEVQADSAAVILDRLDRLELNASTILTGDFNASPESRCHQVFIEGDPEAGTADGRRFRNAFEPPYPATHHGFSGARIGDHIDWILYRGDLRLNCAKVIYHTVDGRYPSDHFPLWAEFHWASSKG from the coding sequence ATGACGCTGGATACGATTTCGGTCTTTTCGCTCAATATCCGATTCGGTCTTGCAGATGACGGGCCCAACGCCTGGCGTTTCAGGAAAGCGGTGTTCCCCGCTCTGATAGAACAGTATCCGTCTGATTTCAAGGCCTTTCAAGAGGTGAACAATTTTCAGGCCGATGATCTGGCGGCAATGCTTCCCGATTATGACCACGTGGGCCGGCGGACCCCCGCGCCCCCCTTCTGGCAGAACAACATCATTTTTTATCGACGACCGTGGCAGTGTCATCATGTCGACCATTTTTTTCTGAGCCCCACCCCGGATATCCCGAGCCGTTTTCGAAAAAGCCGATGGCCTCGGCAATGCACCCTGGCCGTTTTCGAGAGAAAAGGGCGGCAGGTGGTTTGCGTCAATACCCATTTCGATTTCAACGAAGAGGTGCAGGCCGACAGTGCGGCGGTCATTCTGGATCGCCTTGACCGTCTGGAGCTCAACGCCTCGACGATTCTGACGGGAGATTTCAATGCATCTCCGGAAAGTCGCTGCCACCAAGTGTTTATCGAGGGGGATCCGGAGGCGGGAACGGCGGATGGGCGCCGATTCCGTAACGCCTTCGAGCCGCCTTATCCGGCAACGCACCACGGATTTTCAGGAGCCCGGATCGGTGATCACATTGATTGGATACTCTATCGGGGCGATCTTCGGCTGAACTGTGCCAAGGTGATTTACCATACCGTTGACGGACGTTATCCATCCGATCATTTTCCGTTGTGGGCGGAATTTCATTGGGCATCTTCGAAAGGATGA
- the ruvB gene encoding Holliday junction branch migration DNA helicase RuvB gives MASKILTYSTDPEGILTPKPLSMDEEPETLSLRPRALSDYVGQPEVVETLEIAITASKNRSEPLDHVLFHGPPGLGKTTLAHIIANEMGGNLTVTSGPALEKGGDLIGILTHLSEGDVLFVDEIHRTPKTVEEFLYPAMEDFAVDFVFDKGVHARSHRFRLNRFTLVGATTRVGLLSAPLRDRFGIFRSLDFYTEKDLITIAKRSAALLDVAIDTFGAAELARRSRGTPRIVNRLLKRVRDYAQVRGDGVISKATVAQALTLEGVDEAGLTALDRRYLETIIRFYSGGPVGIEAIAATLQEETDTLVDVVEPYLLKTGFVTRTSSGRRASEAACRHLSITCRKDPLFDREE, from the coding sequence ATGGCCAGTAAAATCCTAACCTACTCAACCGATCCGGAAGGTATCCTTACCCCAAAACCCCTGTCCATGGACGAGGAACCGGAAACCCTCTCTCTCAGACCCCGTGCCCTGTCCGACTACGTTGGTCAGCCTGAAGTCGTAGAGACCCTCGAAATCGCCATAACGGCCTCAAAAAACAGAAGCGAGCCCTTGGATCACGTCCTTTTTCACGGCCCGCCCGGCCTCGGCAAAACCACCCTCGCCCACATCATCGCCAACGAAATGGGTGGAAACCTCACCGTCACCTCCGGCCCCGCCCTGGAGAAGGGGGGTGATCTCATCGGCATCCTGACCCACCTCTCCGAAGGGGACGTCCTCTTTGTGGACGAGATTCATCGAACGCCTAAAACGGTCGAAGAGTTCCTCTACCCCGCCATGGAGGATTTTGCCGTAGATTTTGTTTTTGATAAGGGTGTTCATGCCCGTAGTCATCGCTTCCGCCTGAACCGTTTCACCCTGGTGGGGGCCACCACAAGGGTGGGCCTGCTGTCCGCCCCGCTGCGGGATCGTTTCGGAATCTTCAGAAGTCTCGACTTCTATACCGAAAAGGACTTGATCACCATCGCCAAGCGGTCGGCGGCGCTTCTCGACGTGGCGATCGATACATTCGGCGCAGCGGAACTGGCCCGGCGGTCCCGGGGAACCCCCCGCATCGTCAACCGGCTCCTCAAACGCGTACGGGATTACGCACAAGTCCGCGGCGACGGCGTCATCTCGAAAGCGACGGTGGCTCAAGCGCTGACCCTCGAAGGCGTCGACGAAGCGGGACTGACCGCTCTGGATCGCCGATACCTGGAAACCATCATCCGTTTTTACAGCGGCGGCCCGGTGGGCATCGAAGCCATCGCAGCGACGTTGCAGGAAGAGACGGACACCCTCGTGGATGTCGTCGAACCCTACCTGCTGAAAACAGGTTTTGTCACAAGAACCAGCTCAGGCCGCCGAGCCTCCGAGGCCGCCTGCAGACATCTCTCCATCACCTGCCGCAAGGATCCCCTCTTCGATCGGGAGGAATAG
- a CDS encoding SAM hydrolase/SAM-dependent halogenase family protein, protein MNCATLLTDFGLSDEYVGVMKGVILTLHPTATIIDISHDIPPQDVSAAARMIRAAFRYFPEKTVHVCVIDPGVGTDRHILAANAGGHRFIAPDNGILFPLLQEAAVETLVRVDNSDFFLPKVSHTFHGRDIFAPVAAHLLRGVSTEALGPPISLQQMVPIELSAPRRFPDGTLVGTVIGADRFGNLLTDIHHLDLDRLAPSGAPFEIQIRDIRLPGLSHAYGAPDAKRCLALIGSRGYLEIAVSGGNAHQCLDVGIGDAIHIRRRKATPSTQ, encoded by the coding sequence GTGAACTGTGCGACATTGTTGACGGATTTTGGATTATCCGATGAATACGTCGGGGTCATGAAAGGCGTCATTCTGACGCTTCATCCGACCGCCACAATCATCGATATCAGCCATGACATCCCGCCCCAGGACGTTTCCGCGGCCGCGCGAATGATCCGGGCCGCTTTCCGCTATTTTCCGGAGAAGACCGTGCATGTCTGTGTCATCGATCCGGGAGTAGGCACTGACAGGCATATTCTGGCGGCCAATGCGGGCGGCCACCGTTTTATCGCTCCGGATAACGGCATTCTTTTCCCCCTGCTTCAGGAAGCGGCGGTCGAGACCCTCGTTCGCGTCGACAATTCCGATTTTTTCCTCCCAAAGGTCAGTCATACCTTCCATGGTCGGGACATCTTCGCTCCGGTAGCGGCCCATTTGCTTCGGGGCGTGTCCACCGAAGCCCTGGGTCCCCCGATTTCGCTTCAGCAGATGGTCCCCATCGAGCTTTCGGCACCTCGAAGATTTCCCGATGGAACCCTCGTGGGCACCGTCATCGGGGCCGACCGTTTCGGCAACCTTCTAACCGACATCCACCACCTTGATCTGGACCGGCTGGCACCATCGGGGGCGCCCTTTGAGATTCAGATCCGCGACATCAGGCTGCCGGGCCTTTCCCACGCCTATGGCGCTCCTGATGCGAAAAGGTGCCTTGCTTTGATCGGCAGCCGGGGTTATCTCGAAATCGCCGTCAGCGGCGGCAATGCTCACCAATGTCTGGACGTCGGAATCGGCGATGCGATTCATATCCGAAGACGAAAGGCGACGCCGTCAACACAGTGA